A window of Halobacillus naozhouensis genomic DNA:
AGCCATCGTATTACGTCTGAGAACTATCAACTGTTCAGCGTGTTAGACGGTGAAGGAACGCTAACGACGGATAAAGGAATCTTTTCGTTTGTAAAAGGAGATCACTTCATCATCCCTGCGACCGTTGAATCCTATATGCTTGAAGGCACAGCCTCCTTCATTACATCTGTTTCAAATAAATAAAACGAGAAGCCAGCTTCCAAGGCGACCCTGGAAACTGGCTTCTTTTTACCTTTATGAGTTTGCCGCTAGTAAAAGTGCTCCCTTAATCCCAGCTTCGTCCGTCAAGCCCGGCGGAACAATATAATCATCAATATGCTCCGGGGACAACAATGGTGAGCTGACATAGCCCGCCAGCATGTCCACTACTTGGTTACGAACCAGGCCAAAGAGATGCTCCTGCTGCATGACACCTCCACCCATAATAATCCGCTCTGGGGATAGAATGTAAATGTAATTCACGAGAGCCTGAGCTAAATAATACGCTTCGATTTCCCACACTTTTTCATCATTAGCCAATTCTTTACCTGCTTTTCCCCAGCGTTTCTCAAGTGCAGGTCCGGCTGCCATCCCTTCTAAGCAATCACCGTGATAAGGGCATGTACCATCAAATGAATCTTCCTCATGGCGCTTGATTGCAATATGGCCCATTTCTGGATGTGAAAGTCCCTTTAACGTAGCTCCGTTCACCATTGCGCCAGCCCCGATACCTGTCCCAACTGTAATATAAAGACACGAATCCACATCTGTGGCATTTCCCCATGCCGCCTCTGATAATGCGGCCACATTTACGTCTGTATCGACCTTCACTGGGACAGCTAATTCCTCGGTCAGACGTTGGACGAGCGGGAAATCCACCCAATCGGTCTTCGGTGTCTCCTGGATGGTCCCATAACTGTCGCTCTGTTCATTTACATCTATCGGCCCGAAACTGCCGATTCCCATTCGTTCAATTCCTTTGCCTTTGAAAAACTGGCACACCGCCGGCATCGTAATGTCAGGGTATTGAGTCGGAATGACTGTCTTTTCAAAAACTTGCCCTTCTTCATTGCCGATGGCGCACACAAACTTCGTACCGCCTGCTTCAATCGCTCCTATTTTCATGGCTTCAGTTCCTTTCCCTTAAAAATGAATCACATCGTCTCTCAAACTCCAAACCTTCACATTCGCAGTAGTAGATACTTCTATTTTCACTTCAACTGTTCGTGCTTCTGTGTCAGCAAACATGCGTGACGTAAACACTTCTTCTCCGTCATTTACGAAAATTTCAACAGAGGACCGATCGATGTATAGCTGCAACTGGTTCACTCCTTGCGGCAGTCTACAGCTGCGCGATTCAACCGTCCCATTGAGGGCAGGGCGCAAGAGTGTCAGCAGCCCACTATCTCGTTCGTAAACCAACCGTGCGTAGTTCAACAGGTTGACCTCTTCAATAGGCCCGTCTATTTGCATTTCAGACACCCTGTCCAGTTCAAAAATACCTTTTTCCGCAACCTGCTCATCATACCGTTGCACGGTTCGCAAATCTGTTAGTTCTGTCACTGGACGCTGGATCAATTTGTCGTTTTCAAGACTTAACTCTCTCGGAATCGTCATACAGTGAACCCAATGGTAGCGGTGTGTCGGCTGCGCCTTTTCTTCCTGATCCGGACACCCCATCCAGCCAACTAACAGGCGTCTGCCTTTGTCGTCACACGTTGTCTGCGGAGCATAAAATTCAAAGCCACGGTCAAGTTCTTCAAACCGGTTATGCTGAAATTGCGCTTGCTGGTAATCTAGTTTTCCTACAACATAGCCTGTCTGATAAAGATTATTATAATTGATACCATCAGCTTCGACGCCTTGTGGGGAAAAGAGAAGCACATCTTGCCCGTTCAAAGTAAACAGGTCGGGACATTCCCACATGTAACCGAGATATCCGAATTCTTTTCCCGCTGAATGTGACAATTCTCCTCTGAACCCCCATTCCTTCGCATCCTCTGATTCAAACAGAACAACACATCCATAGAGATCCTCGGTCTGTGCACCAATCACCATGTACCAATGGTCGCCATGCTTCCACACTTTTGGATCACGGAAATGCGGCGTGTACCCTTGCGGCAATTCAATCTCAACACCATTTTTAACAAACTCGATGCCATTGACCGATTCAGCCGAGCATTGATAGGTTTCCCGTTGACCGTTTTCATCTTTCACATTTCCAGTATAATAGATTTTCATTTTCCCGTCATAATCAATCGCACTGCCTGAGTAGCAGCCGCTTTGATCAAACCAGTCACTCGGCGTCAGGGCGGTCGGTTCCAGTTTCCATTCCACTAGATTGTCGGAACTGAAATGGCCCCAGAACTTGGCACCGTGCCCTGTGTGAAACGGCATCCATTGAAAGTATAGATGATACGTACCCTTCCACTGGATCCAGCCGTTCGGGTCATTGAGCAGTCCGACTGGTGGAGACATGTGAAACGCCTGCCTGTAAGGATCCTGCTTCACGATTTCCTGATGTGTTTCGATAGCTGTATCTGCTTGTTCTCTTAACCTTCGATCATTGCTCATACAATTCCTCCACCTTCATGAAAAAGAAGACCCAGTAGACGCTACCAGGTCCTTTTTCAATATAATTACACTACTTCTCGTTTATATTATGATCCTTATCACTAAACCCGAACATGTATGTTAAGACAAAGGCCACGCCAATGGCTACAATATTAACAAGCAAGTAATAGAAAATTTGCTCATTCAAGTAAAGCAGTGTTCCCGGGATAACTGTAATGGCCATCCCTGTTGCTTTAAGTTCTAGAATAGCAGCCAGGAAACCGCTGATACCTCCCCCGATCAGCCCCATTATGAACGGTTTGCCATAACGTAAGTTGACACCAAAGATCGCTGGCTCCGTAATACCGAGAAAGGCAGAGATGGATGAGGGAAAGGCGAGCGCTTTTAACTTTTTAGACTGTGTTTTCACACCAACAGCTAAGGCTGCGCCACCTTGGGCCGCGATAGCACCTGTAACAATAGGATTAAATGGGTTGTAGCCTAAGTTTTCAAGCAATTGGATTTCTAAAAAGTTGAATATATGGTGGACACCTGTGATGACAATGATTTGATTAAAAAACCCGATAATGAGTCCACTTAATCCAAATGGAAGACCTAGCAGTGCAAGTGTTCCTGAGAAAATCCAATTTTCTACTAAGTGTAAGATCGGGCCAAGAACCATAAGAGACAGCACAATCATCACAAGCAGCACTAGAAATGGTGTTACGATCAGATCCAGTGCTTCTGGTACACGCTTCCGGCACCATCTTTCAAATTTAGCCCCTACAATTCCGGCAAAAAACGCTGGTAAAACTGATCCCTGATAACCAATGACGGGAATAAAGCCTAGAAAATAAATCGGTTCTGCTGTTCCACCTGCTACTGCCCAGGCATTGGGTAATGACGGGGAAACAAGCATAAGCCCGAGTACCAGTCCAATAATCGGTGTCCCGCCGAACACTCTGAATGTGGACCAAGCCACGAGAGCTGGCAAGAACACAAAGGCTGTATCTGTTAACACTTGTGTAAACAGGAGGAAGTTTTCTGAAATATCATCAGGCACTAAACCAAACCACGCTAGTACAGTTTCTTGCGTGAGGAGGCCTCGAAGACCCATGAATAAACCCGTGGCGACCAGCACGGGAATGATCGGAACAAACACATCACCAAACGTACGAATCGCTCGTTGAAAAGCGTTTCCCTGCTTAGCTGTTTCCTCTTTCATCTCCGACTTTGATGTACCAGTGACTCCTTGATTAGTTACTTCTTCATAAATCCGATTCACTGTCCCTGTGCCAAAAATAATCTGATACTGACCAGAGTTGTAAAAGGCACCTTTCACTTTATCGATTTGCTCAACGGCTTCCACGTTAACTTGTTCACGGTCATGCACCATAATCCGCAGTCGTGTAGCACAGTGGGCAATCGATTGGATGTTGTCCTCTCCACCAACTGACTCAATAACCTGCTTAGCAATTTCAGAATTACTAGCCATGATAGATCCTCCTTTTTGTTAATTGTGTGATCGATTACATATTGAATAAAATAAAAAATTCCTTTATGAGTTCACCTTAATAGGGAATCGATTACACATTAGTCAAAAAATAAACTGAAGCGTTTACATCAGATTTTAAAAAATATGTGTGTAATCGATTACACACAAACTTCACCTAGTACTATACACTATCTCTCCGAATCAGTCTATAGTTCTGCACAATTTTATTTTCTATTTGTTGATTTTTCATTTGCGCCAGCAGGATCCCCGCAGCTTTCCTTCCCGCCTCCTTATTATGATATTCAATCGTGGTAAGCGATGGTGTAACATACTTGGATAAAGCTGAAGCGCCAATACCAGCAACAGCGATGTCTTCCGGGATACGGTACCCCTGCTCCTTTAAGTATTCCATCGCCCCAATTGCCATCCGATCCGTTACGACAAATACAGCATCAGGCACATCTTTCCCGCACTGCTTGAGGATTGCCTTCATTCCTTCATAACCTGATTCAATACTAAAATCACCAACCGCCATCAAACGCTCCTCCATAGATAATCCGTTCTTCTCAAGCGTCTCGATATAAGCCTGCTTCCTCAACCCGCCAACAGCCGGATCATCTTCGCCGACTCCGATAAAGGCAATACGCTGGTATCTATTTTGAACTAGCATATTTGTCATATCTACGGCAGCATTGTAATCATCGTAAACAACGGAAGGAAAACCGGGGAGCTCTTGCCCAAGTGAAATAAACGGCAAGTTGGTTTCACTAATAGCTCGAATCAATCGATCATTCACATTCGTAGAAAGCAAAATAATGCCGTCTACCTGCCTGCTTTTTAGCAAGCGTACATATTCAATTTCTTTTTCCCTATCCAGTTCTGTATCCGTCAGTAAAATTTGAAAATTTTCCCTGGATAACACTTCATTAATTCCACCTACCACGCGACTTGACGTTTCTGTGCTGATTTTAGGAAGAATCACACCGATGACCCCGGACTTTTTCGTCCGCAACGACTTCGCTGAAACGATTGGCATATATCCTGTTTCTTCCACAATTCTAAGAATTCTTTTTCTCACTTCTTCGCTGGCGTATCCACTGTTGTTCAGAACCCGGGAAACCGTCGTGCGTGATACGTTAGCCATTTTTGCGATGTCATTAATTGTCGTCATACTTGATCCTCCATCATTTTCATATCTATGACTATTTTATGGGAAAAGGGTAAGGATGTCTAACCGGCGCTGGCTATTTTAGATGGGTTTAAAAGAGCTGATTGGTCACCCCATCATGATTTCGATAGCAATAATTGGGTAAAATCATAACGGGATTTGCTTTTGATTAACTCTTGTACTAGCGATATATCATCGATAATCCCCCCCAGCATTTCGTACATAGATTGGAGATCTTCTGTACTCCCCTTTTTCACAGACAGCAAGCAAATGAATTGAACACGTTTTTCTCCCCACTGAATAGGTTTTTTAAGTGTACAAAATGTCAGAAAGGTCTGATCGGACTGGGGCGTGATTGGGTGTGGGACGGCAACTAGATTCCCAAATGCTGTTGGTGCAACAGCTTCTCTCTCTTCTACAGACTCCTGAAAACGGTCATCTACCAATCCTTTATCTTCCAACTCTTTGCACATAAAGGTGAGCACTTCTTTTTTGGTTGAAAAAGGCTGGTCAAGAAACACTAGGTTTTCCTTCACGTAATCAAACATCCTCACTGTGTTCTTAAACACCATCGTTTCGATCTTCTCAAGATCTTTTTCCGCTAGAATAGTGTTCACTTCAATGACTGGAATTGGCAGGAGGTCTGGAATAGGAATAGAACTTACGATAAAATCAATGTCTTCAAGGGGGCATTGCTGAAGTTTATAGTATTCCGTTGTTGCAGCTACTTCTAATTTGGAGTCGAATTCGGACTGTAATTTGTATTTTAGTAATTGTGCACTACCAAAACCCGATGCACAAACAATCAAACAGCGTTTTGGCCCTTGTTTTATTTTGCCCCGCTCGATAGCCGCACCGATATGAAGGGCAAGGTAGCCGATTTCATTCTCATCTATCGCTACCCCCATCTCTTCTTCAAGGACCATCCCCGCTGCAATTCCTGCTTCAAATACCAAAGGGTAATTAGACTTGATATCATCAATCATAGGGTTACGGAT
This region includes:
- a CDS encoding ROK family protein, with product MKIGAIEAGGTKFVCAIGNEEGQVFEKTVIPTQYPDITMPAVCQFFKGKGIERMGIGSFGPIDVNEQSDSYGTIQETPKTDWVDFPLVQRLTEELAVPVKVDTDVNVAALSEAAWGNATDVDSCLYITVGTGIGAGAMVNGATLKGLSHPEMGHIAIKRHEEDSFDGTCPYHGDCLEGMAAGPALEKRWGKAGKELANDEKVWEIEAYYLAQALVNYIYILSPERIIMGGGVMQQEHLFGLVRNQVVDMLAGYVSSPLLSPEHIDDYIVPPGLTDEAGIKGALLLAANS
- a CDS encoding sucrose-6-phosphate hydrolase encodes the protein MSNDRRLREQADTAIETHQEIVKQDPYRQAFHMSPPVGLLNDPNGWIQWKGTYHLYFQWMPFHTGHGAKFWGHFSSDNLVEWKLEPTALTPSDWFDQSGCYSGSAIDYDGKMKIYYTGNVKDENGQRETYQCSAESVNGIEFVKNGVEIELPQGYTPHFRDPKVWKHGDHWYMVIGAQTEDLYGCVVLFESEDAKEWGFRGELSHSAGKEFGYLGYMWECPDLFTLNGQDVLLFSPQGVEADGINYNNLYQTGYVVGKLDYQQAQFQHNRFEELDRGFEFYAPQTTCDDKGRRLLVGWMGCPDQEEKAQPTHRYHWVHCMTIPRELSLENDKLIQRPVTELTDLRTVQRYDEQVAEKGIFELDRVSEMQIDGPIEEVNLLNYARLVYERDSGLLTLLRPALNGTVESRSCRLPQGVNQLQLYIDRSSVEIFVNDGEEVFTSRMFADTEARTVEVKIEVSTTANVKVWSLRDDVIHF
- a CDS encoding sucrose-specific PTS transporter subunit IIBC yields the protein MASNSEIAKQVIESVGGEDNIQSIAHCATRLRIMVHDREQVNVEAVEQIDKVKGAFYNSGQYQIIFGTGTVNRIYEEVTNQGVTGTSKSEMKEETAKQGNAFQRAIRTFGDVFVPIIPVLVATGLFMGLRGLLTQETVLAWFGLVPDDISENFLLFTQVLTDTAFVFLPALVAWSTFRVFGGTPIIGLVLGLMLVSPSLPNAWAVAGGTAEPIYFLGFIPVIGYQGSVLPAFFAGIVGAKFERWCRKRVPEALDLIVTPFLVLLVMIVLSLMVLGPILHLVENWIFSGTLALLGLPFGLSGLIIGFFNQIIVITGVHHIFNFLEIQLLENLGYNPFNPIVTGAIAAQGGAALAVGVKTQSKKLKALAFPSSISAFLGITEPAIFGVNLRYGKPFIMGLIGGGISGFLAAILELKATGMAITVIPGTLLYLNEQIFYYLLVNIVAIGVAFVLTYMFGFSDKDHNINEK
- a CDS encoding LacI family DNA-binding transcriptional regulator, which codes for MTTINDIAKMANVSRTTVSRVLNNSGYASEEVRKRILRIVEETGYMPIVSAKSLRTKKSGVIGVILPKISTETSSRVVGGINEVLSRENFQILLTDTELDREKEIEYVRLLKSRQVDGIILLSTNVNDRLIRAISETNLPFISLGQELPGFPSVVYDDYNAAVDMTNMLVQNRYQRIAFIGVGEDDPAVGGLRKQAYIETLEKNGLSMEERLMAVGDFSIESGYEGMKAILKQCGKDVPDAVFVVTDRMAIGAMEYLKEQGYRIPEDIAVAGIGASALSKYVTPSLTTIEYHNKEAGRKAAGILLAQMKNQQIENKIVQNYRLIRRDSV